From Zerene cesonia ecotype Mississippi chromosome 13, Zerene_cesonia_1.1, whole genome shotgun sequence, the proteins below share one genomic window:
- the LOC119831509 gene encoding ras-related protein Rab-3 — translation MAGGGDPKWPKEAADQNFDYMFKLLIIGNSSVGKTSFLFRYADDSFTSAFVSTVGIDFKVKTVFRHDKRVKLQIWDTAGQERYRTITTAYYRGAMGFILMYDITNEESFNSVQDWVTQIETYSWDNAQVILVGNKCDMEEERVISQERGRQLAEQLGVQFYETSAKENINVKTVFERLVDIICDKMSESLDSEPAMVAGGARGQKLTEQPQGNSNPNCNC, via the exons ATGGCTGGAGGTGGCGACCCTAAATGGCCGAAGGAGGCGGCAGACCAGAACTTCGACTACATGTTCAAGTTGCTCATCATTGGAAATAGTTCCGTTGGAAAAACaag ttttttatttcgCTACGCGGATGACTCTTTCACCTCAGCGTTTGTGTCTACTGTAGGCATTGACTTCAAGGTTAAAACTGTCTTCCGCCACGACAAACGTGTAAAACTACAGATATGG GACACGGCGGGTCAGGAACGCTACCGCACAATTACAACTGCATACTACCGTGGAGCTATGGGCTTTATCCTCATGTATGACATCACCAACGAGGAGAGTTTCAACAGCGTTCAAGACTG ggTCACGCAGATCGAAACCTACTCATGGGATAATGCTCAAGTGATTCTGGTGGGTAACAAATGTGATATGGAAGAAGAGCGTGTGATCAGCCAGGAGCGTGGTCGGCAGCTTGCGGAACAGCTGGGCGTTCAGTTCTATGAGACCAGTGCTAAGgagaatattaatgttaag acTGTATTCGAGCGACTCGTCGATATCATTTGCGATAAGATGTCAGAAAGTCTAGATTCCGAGCCGGCCATGGTAGCTGGCGGTGCCCGCGGCCAGAAGCTTACCGAACAGCCTCAAGGAAACAGCAACCCTAATTGCAATTGTtaa